Genomic window (Nilaparvata lugens isolate BPH chromosome 7, ASM1435652v1, whole genome shotgun sequence):
TCCTGCTTCCGAAGCATCTATGAGTACTTCCCATTCTGTCAATACCTCGCGCAAGTTAACTCGTAACAAGAGGAAGGCTGTTGGGAATGATGATGGCACAACTGAAGTCCTGCAGGTGATAGGGAAGAAACTGGAATCGCTACAGGCAGATGATGCATTTCAGGTATTTGGAAAACATGTGGCTAATAAACTCAGAGAAGTCCCGAATTCACAAAACATAATTGCTCAGAAACTAATTTCCGACGTTTTATTCGAAGCTGAGTTGGGTACGCTTACCAGAAATTTTCGACTTGTTGACATGAAAAGCCAGCGACAAGATGATTTGGTTCAATGAATGCCACAAATTATTGGCCTCAACAGAATACgccacatcaaatcagaatgcAACAAAATCTTTCTTCACAAGTTGGACAATACCACTCCTTCTCGCAGCAGCCGCAGCCTATGCCACATAACTACGCCCCAGAACAAATACCTCACACTCAGGAGTATGAAACAATTGGGAAAATTTCGGCAGTTTCATGCATCATCCCACAGCAAGGTGAACAAGATGTACAGACACGCGCCCACCAAGCCCCTGCCCAATCTCCCGTTGGAACCTACTTGTCATCATTTCAACAAACTGAAGTATTCTTGCGTGCATTTCTATTGCTTACCATAATAacttttctacaataataaagtttataatgttcaattaaataataaatagtttatggaaaataacaatatttcttacCTTCAAGTAATCCTTCTTCAGCACCTTGTAGATAGCTTCACATGTTTTGGGAATGATTTCACTTAGCGATTGTTTTGATATAATTGTTGTGAACTCCAGGTCTTTGTAACTTCTGCCGGTTGCCAAAAATCTTAAAGTTGTTGTTAGCCTTTCATGTGGTGATATTGCTGCTCTCATACAAGTATTTTCTTTCTTGATATGAGGTGTCACTAGTTCCAATAAGTAAATATATGTGTCCATGTCCATTCTCAAGTAGTTACGCCAATCATTAGGTTCGTCACATAATTCACGCAATAATCTTATATGGGAAAAGTCCCGCCTTTTTAAAAGCCATTTCCGTGACCATTTTGAATGAACGGTTCCTCTGATGTGTTCCAatcttttttttttacaatacagCAGGCGAAAATTGACCACAGGAGAACCTCCTCCATGGCGATATCACACAAAACTGAGCGGAAAATACAAGACTGCACCGTCAAGACTGTACCGTCTGGATGCTCAAAGTTGCAACGCTTTCATTCCGTCTTAAAACTGCGCGGATTTAAAACGTTGTGCAAAATGGAGCGTCTGGACCGGCCTTTACTACATTGCATCGGAGAAGAAGTATTGCAAAAATACAATACTTTTCGGTATGTGATTAATTACGGCACAATTGTATCTCagctatttttgaagatattgactcaattttttttaaatgaaagagaaagaaaaatcaaTGTCGCTAGCCTGATTTCAACTAGAAAAAcgattctaaataatattaatgctacttcaaaaatctcaaataaactaaccttattttcagTAGACGATGCCTGTAGTCTTGAATTAATTGCTATTTATGCACTCGTAAATAATATAGCATGTACTATGATTATGCTTCATGCAATATTAAAGAATTGTACCAAATAAAGAttcatttttactattttttatagaaatccTAAAAAACAATTCTTCACTAACACTGACTAGCCCAAAATTAGTTGAAAAGGTAAGCTTGAGTTGGCCCAATATGGACTAATTAACAATAGGCTAATTGATTGTAATAAAACAATGATTAACAACATCTTGAATAATTAGGTAGAAAAAAGTAAACCTGTAATATTAACTTACCTCACTTTTAAAATCACAACTTATCAACAGTAGAAGTTGACTGGTTACTTGAGTTTTTTTggtgaatattttttgtaagtGGAGTAATTGAAAACGTTGATCAAAAAGTACATGAATTGTTGGATTGTTGAAAACAGGATTATTTCTTCAGCATGCTGGCAGAAtgtaaaataacattgaaatggaatatattgAACAGAGCAGAATAGAAATGGTAGACTATtggtaataaatttataaacataGCCTAATTTGATAAACTGAATGGTAGACTAATTGATGAGAAATAGTGGACTACTGGTAAGAACTTGGATTCAGAAAGATGTGGCTATTCTTGGaacttgtttcaatattttctttaaaAGGACCTCACGTTGTGGAAAATGTTAAATTTGTGGATAAAAATGAAGCCTATGAATCTTGATTAGTGAGAAATTGgaattacaaaattatcataGTCTGTTACTGTAAGTTCTAGCTGTCAGAAGGTGACTTTTGAGGGGactgtttttatttattaatttttgcaaCCAGAAGAATAACAAGAgatataatattaaaggaaaaacTAGGGTTAAGATGTGctatttctatttgtatttttgatttaaaaatagCAGAACTATAAGGTTACGGTACTTCTATGTTATATTCAAATGAGAATTTTGATCCAAGAATactaaaatttttgaatttgataaaatagtttttaatattaagaaaaaaatgaaccaatgagtaatgatttgattattttgtgataattaaAATGGAATTGGTTCAAATCAACGAgagtaaatttgaattgaattttaatatagaaaatataaatgcTAATAGGGGGAGGGATAgcattgtttatttatttctggatgaaattacaatcatatgaatatgattgggaaatAACAAAAggcttagcccaaaactatACTATTtgcaaattttgataataaataacattttcgaaaaaaatggtTAGCCTATCTATTTAATGTTGAAAGTTCATGTTCAATTTTTgtccaaaatatatatgagctaaaaattttgaatttataagcaTAAAGCACCGAATTATAGCCTATTATTATGAGAAAGGGTTTCAAGAATGGGAGGGAGGAGCATCATGTGGCTTTAAGGATGGTTCAGATTTGTGTTGTAGGTGGAACAGGTGTTGGTCTTATGGGAAGAATATGATTGTTTGAAGTAAAAGGCTTCCACATTAACACTATTTGTCAAAATATATAtcaacaaaatcatgcattttgTAGATGGGGAAAGTGCTCTATTGTTTCATGCAATGAAGCAAGATTTAGATATAACCCCAAAGGAGAAACCGATGACTGATGATAATGAAGATTTTGATCAATATTATGAtagtaaaattgaaatgaataggCTACTCTGTGTGGAAACCTGTTATAAAACGCCTTAAATTATGGTTGTTCTCCAAAATTTTTGTtctgaaacaaaacaaaaaaaacataaaGGTAAATATTCATGACTGAAGATTATTAGGATTAAAGTAggattcaagaaaattggaaaaacaaaaaggaaaaaaaatgaaatctcAACCTAAAAAATACTAACCttagctttccctaacctaagcttttcctaaccttatctTCTCCTAATcttagcttttcccaaccttagcttctcccaacctaaccaaacctaacctaatctaacctaacctaacccaacctaacctaatctaacctaacccaacccaacccaacctacctaacctaacctttctcaaccttagcttctcccaaccaaacctaacctaaccctaacctaaaccaacctaacctaacctacctaacctaacctaatctaccctaacctaacctaatctaacctaatCTAATTTaacctaaccttagcttctcctaacctaagctttccctaacataagcttttcctaaccttagcttctcccaaccaaacctaacctaacccaaacccaacctaacctaatctaaccaaacctaacctaacctaacccaacctaaacTAACCTAATCTaccctaacctaacccaactcaacctaacctaatctaacctaacctaatctaatttaacctaacctaacctaaccttagcttctcctaacctaagctttccctaacataagcttttcctaaccttagcttctcccaacctaaccaaacctaacctaacccaaacctaacctaacccaatcTAACCTCCTACCTACCTAACAACCCACCTAACCtacctacctaacctaacctttccCAACCTCAGCTTCTCCCACCCCAACCCAACCTGAACTAatccacctaacctaacccaacccaaCCTAATCTaccctaacctaatctaacctaacctaacctaacctaacctaagcttagcttctcctaacctaa
Coding sequences:
- the LOC120352342 gene encoding uncharacterized protein LOC120352342; protein product: MDESEESVNCDESSQLVEDDVQETVIDSGPSEAATTPATPASEASMSTSHSVNTSRKLTRNKRKAVGNDDGTTEVLQVIGKKLESLQADDAFQVFGKHVANKLREVPNSQNIIAQKLISDVLFEAELGTLTRNFRLVDMKSQRQDDLVQ